GCTGCggagaggtagaggtagagctTCTCCTCGGGCCGAGGTGAAGCGAGAGTTGGTAGGTGATGCAAGTACTGCTTCAGCTGGTCGAAAGCAGCCTGACACTCCTCAGTCCAGGCGAACTGGTCAGCATTTTTCAGCACCTTAAAGAAAGGCAGAGCTTTCTCAGCTGATTGGGACAGGAAGCGATTCAGCGCGGCCAGGCGTCCATTCAGCCGTTGGACTTCTCGGATGTTCCGGGGTGGAGACATGTCATGAATGGCTTTCACCTTGTCGGGGTTGGCCTCGATTCCCCGGTGGGAAACCAGATACCCCAAGAATTTTCCCGAGGTGACGCCGAAGACGCACTTCTTGGGATTCAGCTTCATCCTCGAGTCTCGCAGGACACCAAAGACTTCCCTCACGTCTGACAGAAAGGATGAAGTGGTGAGGCTTTTAACGAGGATGTCATCCACATAGGCCTCCACATTGCGACCGATCTGATTCTGGAAGAGTCGGTTGATCAGCCTTTGGTAGGTCGCCCCGGCGTTCTTTAGCCCGAAGGGCATGGTAGTGTAACAATAAGTACCTCGGTCGGTGTAGAACGCCGTTTTCTCTTGGTCCTCCTCACTCATTCCTATTTGATGATACCCTTTGAAGGCATCTAGGAAGCAGAGGATTTCATACCCCATCGCCGCGTCGACGAGGGCGTCTATCCTTGGCAAAGgatagcaatctttggggcaggcCTTGTTGAGGTCGGTGAAGTCAACACACATTCTCCATCCCCCGGTGTCCTTTTTTACCATGACTGGATTGGACAGCCAGGTGGGATATTGGACCTCGTGGATCATCTTGGCCGGCAAGAGCTTGTCGACCTCATCCGATATGGCTTGGCTACGTTCGGGGCCGAAGTGCCTTCGTTTCTGTCGCACAGGTCGGGCCTGCGGGTCAACGTTGAGTTGGTGAGTCATGAGCTCGGGTGGCACTCCGACCACTTCATCCGCGGACCACGCGAAGACGTCTCGGTGGTCTTTGATCAGAGAaatcatttcttctttcagggGTGGGGGGAGTCCCGCCCCTACCTGGACCACTTGGTCAGGTTTCGCTTCATCCACTACCACCAGTTCCACTTCATCCCCTGGCTCCAGCCTGTTGGGCTCTTCTGCCTTCTGAGGGTCGATGCAGTCTATGGAGAGGACCGCTGGCCTCTTTTCTTCTGACCTCGGTGAGGGCCGGGGGGTGACTGCTGCTTGAATGGTGGCGAGGTAGCACTCTCGGGCGGCGCCCACATCGCTGCTTACCTCGGCCACCCCCGCAGATGTTGGGAATTTAAAGCTCAGGTGGTAGGTGGAGTATACGGCTCTCAAGGCATTGAGCGTGGGCCGGCCTATCAGCATATTGTAGGGGGAGTCTGCTTTGACCACTGCAAAACTGACAGGCACAGTTCGGCAGCGTGGATGACGCCCGATTGTTACCACCAGGGTCAACATGCCTTCCGGGTGGACGACGTGTCCCCCGAATCCCACGAGGGGAGTTCTGACAGGAGTGAGTTGCTCCCTTGTCAGCTTCAAATTTTCGAAAGTCCGGTAGTACAAGACGTCTACCGAGCTTCCGGGGTCTACGTAGACCTTTTTGACTACGTAGTTGTTGGTGAggacttcaatcacaagagctTCATGATTGCTGGAGGCCGCAGGAACGGGGTCAGCGGGGCCGTAGGTGATGACCTCGGACAGCCGAGAGCTCGGCTCGGCCACCTCCATCTCGGCCTGGCGGTAGGTCCGCTTCCGGGAGTTCTGGCTGTCTCCTCCCGTTGGTCCTCCCGCGATGGTGTTGATCACCCCGGCGATGTTGGGGCCGTAGCCCGGTGAGCCATCGCGTGGGGGCTGCTTGTCCTCCCTACGGTCTTCGGGACCTCGGCAATGCATGTTCGTGTCCCGTCGGTCGTCTCGGCGGGGGCCCCGGTTCTCCCGGTGGGAGACGCTTCGGTTGAAGCCTCCATCCTTGCGGACGAATTGCTTCAGGTATCCTTGCCGGATCAAATTTTCGATTTCCCGCTTCAGGTCATTGCAGTCCTCAGTCTCGTGTCCTACATCACGGTGGTAGGCACAGTAGAGGTTCGAGTTCCTCTTATCTCTCCTCCCCGGAATTTCGGGAGGGTTGCGGCCGAGGTGATTCTGCCTCATCACAGCCAGGACGTGGGTCCGGCTCGAATTGAGGGGCGTCAGCTCGGCGTCCGAGGTGGACGATCTGCCTTTCACGATCCGGTCGAAGACACTTCGGCGGTCTCGGGGTTGGTTTGAAGTGCCACTTGGGCCTGGTTCACCTCGGCCAGTGTCTTTCCTCCTCCGCGGATCTTGCCCAGTACGAGATGCTTGGGCTTCTCGTTTCATGCGATTTACATCTTCACTTCGGATTCCCTGGTCCACTCTTTCCCAGAGCTCCCGAAGTGTACGGGGGTACTGCCGATGGATTTCGGTGTTGAAGATCCCGGCCACTAACCCGTTGGTGAAGGCAGCAATAGTTACTTGCTCGTTCTGGTCAGGTATCTGTACATTCTCCTCGTTGAACCTTTGGGCGTACGAGCGAAGTGACTCGCCCTGACCCTGTTGCAGGTTCAAGAGGTAAGCTGAAGTCTTTGTTATTGGTCGAGACGACACAAAGCGGTGGATGAACCGGTCTATCAGCTCATCTAGGGAGGAAATGCTCCCTGGTTCTAAACTCCAGAACCATTTCCGGGCGGTCCCGTGCAGGAAGATGGGGAAAGCCCGACAGATCACGGCGTCAGGGACGCAGTAAAGTCGGAATGCGGAGATGAAGGCGCGGAGGTGATCCTCGGGGTCACCTCGGCCGTCATAGGTGTGCAAATTTGGTAGCTTAAAGTTCGGGGGCACCATCTCCCCATTGATGTCATCCGTGAAGGGCGGAGCCCTCATGTAGTCAGAAGCCAGGCCTCCGGGACGCCGAGGTGGGTCCTCGGCTCGTTTTCCCAGTAGTCCCCGAGAAAACGCTCGGGAGATGGAGGCAATCTTGGAGGTTGCCTTGGATGAGGCTCGCCTGGAGGTGCTCCGAGATAGACGCCCATCTTCGGAGTCCTCGCCTGAGGGCACTTCAGGGG
This sequence is a window from Coffea eugenioides isolate CCC68of chromosome 7, Ceug_1.0, whole genome shotgun sequence. Protein-coding genes within it:
- the LOC113777251 gene encoding uncharacterized protein LOC113777251, giving the protein MRSTRSRSGRVPSTGAGQTSGAQQDRISEEHGSQRTQPNNEEAIAKMAEFVTDNPNIFEELGRYLKRQGKEKAESSKRRPTKSPEVPSGEDSEDGRLSRSTSRRASSKATSKIASISRAFSRGLLGKRAEDPPRRPGGLASDYMRAPPFTDDINGEMVPPNFKLPNLHTYDGRGDPEDHLRAFISAFRLYCVPDAVICRAFPIFLHGTARKWFWSLEPGSISSLDELIDRFIHRFVSSRPITKTSAYLLNLQQGQGESLRSYAQRFNEENVQIPDQNEQVTIAAFTNGLVAGIFNTEIHRQYPRTLRELWERVDQGIRSEDVNRMKREAQASRTGQDPRRRKDTGRGEPGPSGTSNQPRDRRSVFDRIVKGRSSTSDAELTPLNSSRTHVLAVMRQNHLGRNPPEIPGRRDKRNSNLYCAYHRDVGHETEDCNDLKREIENLIRQGYLKQFVRKDGGFNRSVSHRENRGPRRDDRRDTNMHCRGPEDRREDKQPPRDGSPGYGPNIAGVINTIAGGPTGGDSQNSRKRTYRQAEMEVAEPSSRLSEVITYGPADPVPAASSNHEALVIEVLTNNYVVKKVYVDPGSSVDVLYYRTFENLKLTREQLTPVRTPLVGFGGHVVHPEGMLTLVVTIGRHPRCRTVPVSFAVVKADSPYNMLIGRPTLNALRAVYSTYHLSFKFPTSAGVAEVSSDVGAARECYLATIQAAVTPRPSPRSEEKRPAVLSIDCIDPQKAEEPNRLEPGDEVELVVVDEAKPDQVVQVGAGLPPPLKEEMISLIKDHRDVFAWSADEVVGVPPELMTHQLNVDPQARPVRQKRRHFGPERSQAISDEVDKLLPAKMIHEVQYPTWLSNPVMVKKDTGGWRMCVDFTDLNKACPKDCYPLPRIDALVDAAMGYEILCFLDAFKGYHQIGMSEEDQEKTAFYTDRGTYCYTTMPFGLKNAGATYQRLINRLFQNQIGRNVEAYVDDILVKSLTTSSFLSDVREVFGVLRDSRMKLNPKKCVFGVTSGKFLGYLVSHRGIEANPDKVKAIHDMSPPRNIREVQRLNGRLAALNRFLSQSAEKALPFFKVLKNADQFAWTEECQAAFDQLKQYLHHLPTLASPRPEEKLYLYLSAADEAVSAVLIRDEGTQVPVYYVSRALRGPETRYTQVEKLVLGLVHAARRLKPYFLAHPISVRTDQPIRQILVRPEASGRLTKWAVELGEYDLSYEPRTAIKAQALADFLAELTFTEGPESTSALPEVSTSSLWTLYVDGSSNGDGCGAGLLLEGPQGEVCSYALRFDFPATNNEAEYEALIAGLQLARKLGAQQIHVRSDSQLVVRQVIGEYEAKDETMQRYLSKVHQLTSYFKSFEIQRIPRSQNKRADALSRLASTSFSDLNKTVLVEVLSEPGYVEEVACPVHSEETWMTPFILFLGQGVLPEDRAEARKIQRKAPRYALREGELYKRSYLGPWLRCVTPEAGREVLHEIHEGLCGAHIGHRMLAKKAMLLGYFWPSLRQDSQDLVLGCPSCQVHAPEHHQPSNFMVPITSPWPFEQWGTDIIGPFPKAVGGYTFLVTAVDYFTKWVEAEPLRTISGLAIQKFFWKCIICRFGIPQIIISDNGRQFAENPFKTWCENLGIKQHFTSVGHPQANGQAENFNRTLLHGLKTRLHQAGSSWVEELPSVLWSYRTTPRSATQETPFSLTYGAEAVIPAEILTPSPRLAAYAAEVNDEERQLDLDLVEERRNLASARIASYKNTLAHYYNARVKHRRFQPGDLVLRKNSISRAEPQGKLCPKWEGPYRVVESNLKGYCKLSYRDGSLVPRSWHAENLRLYYV